The genomic region GCTCGCAGGCACCGACCTCGACCTGACCACGCTGGTGGCGCTCGGACACTCCGCGGGCGGGCACCTCGCGACCTGGGCCGCCTCGCGCACCCGCCACCAGCGCTGGGCGGGCGGGGTCGAGCCGACCCACGTCGTGTCCCAGGCCGGGGTGCTCGACCTGGCCGGCGCGCACGCCGCCGGCCTCGGCGGGGGAGCGGTGGCGGCGTTCCTGGGCCACGCGCCCGACCCTGACGACCCGGCCGACACCGCGGTCGACCCGCTGAGCCAGGTGCCGCTCGACCAGCCGGTCTGGTGCGTGCACGGCGCCGACGACACGATCGTGCCGCCCACCCAGTCGCAGCGCTACGTCGACGCCGCCGTGGCCGCTGGTGCGCAGGCCGAGCTGGTGGAGGTCGAGGGCGACCACTTCACCGTCGTCGACCCGACGTCGCCGGCCTGGGCCCGCACGCTGGAGATCCTCGACGGCCTCTGATCGCCCCGGGCCACGCGGGACGTCATACGTCTGGCACAGGGGGACGTCCGGCCCGTATGACGTCCGGACGGGGCGGGCCCGGCTGGCAGTGCGGGCACCACCACGTACGCCGGTTGGCCGGGTCGTTCGCGATCTCGTCGACCATCCGCACCGTGGTGCCGCAGCGCAGGCACGGGCGGCGCTGGCGGCCCGCGACCCAGTGCGACTCGCCGCGGCGACCCGTGCCGGTGGTGACCTGGTAGGCGCCCGCGACGAGCGCGGAGTGCCGCAGCGCGCGGGCGGCCAGGGTGACCAGGCGCTCGACGTCGACCTCCCCGACCGGGGTCCAGGGGCTGCGGCCGAGGAGGAAGGCGAGCTCGTTGGCCCACAGGTTGCCCAGCCCCGCCACCCGGGTCTGGTCGAGCATCGCGCTGACCAGCGGCACCTCGGGGTCGGCGCGCAGCCGGCGCACCGCCTCGGCGACGTCGAGGTCG from Nocardioides salarius harbors:
- a CDS encoding DNA-formamidopyrimidine glycosylase family protein, encoding MPEGDSVHKLARRLDQSLLGRTVARSDLRVPRLATRDLAGREVLEHATHGKHLLTRFSGGVTLHSHLLMDGEWSVTRPGRALPRRLQPEVRVVLETTGGSTAWGLRLHQLELVATAEESRLVGHLGPDLLHDDLDVAEAVRRLRADPEVPLVSAMLDQTRVAGLGNLWANELAFLLGRSPWTPVGEVDVERLVTLAARALRHSALVAGAYQVTTGTGRRGESHWVAGRQRRPCLRCGTTVRMVDEIANDPANRRTWWCPHCQPGPPRPDVIRAGRPPVPDV
- a CDS encoding alpha/beta hydrolase family protein is translated as MPAPADSSTTERLTYGDDPSQYAVLTRPAGTPRGVVVVVHGGFWKAEYGIEYAEPLVPSLVAAGWATLALEYRRVGAAGADGAGGGVPETLDDVAAGIDLLAGTDLDLTTLVALGHSAGGHLATWAASRTRHQRWAGGVEPTHVVSQAGVLDLAGAHAAGLGGGAVAAFLGHAPDPDDPADTAVDPLSQVPLDQPVWCVHGADDTIVPPTQSQRYVDAAVAAGAQAELVEVEGDHFTVVDPTSPAWARTLEILDGL